One Rosa chinensis cultivar Old Blush chromosome 3, RchiOBHm-V2, whole genome shotgun sequence DNA window includes the following coding sequences:
- the LOC112192955 gene encoding auxin-induced protein 6B has translation MLGKKMVSFKNLAKKVKAVGATGREPSHYECLLRDSEQGGSPPTKPPTGFLAVYVGEERQRFVVPTSFLSHPLFKMLLEKAYNEFGFQQRNGLVVPCSVSAFEEVVSAMECSHGQFDFGELVEEFIS, from the coding sequence ATGCTTGGGAAGAAGATGGTGAGCTTCAAAAACCTAGCCAAGAAGGTGAAGGCTGTGGGGGCAACTGGTAGAGAGCCATCACACTATGAATGTCTGCTAAGAGACTCGGAGCAAGGAGGGTCTCCTCCAACCAAACCACCAACTGGGTTCCTGGCAGTTTACGTAGGCGAAGAGCGCCAGAGGTTTGTGGTTCCAACAAGCTTTCTTTCTCATCCACTCTTCAAGATGCTGCTGGAGAAAGCGTACAATGAGTTTGGTTTTCAGCAGAGAAATGGACTCGTGGTTCCTTGCAGCGTCTCAGCTTTCGAAGAGGTTGTCAGTGCTATGGAATGCAGTCACGGGCAGTTTGATTTTGGAGAACTTGTTGAGGAGTTTATTTCATGA
- the LOC112192954 gene encoding uncharacterized protein LOC112192954 has product MSDQNPNPESMPEPIARPVGGTEYSWCKAVPVGTGITVLAFLLTKPPNIPLLQNALHNLQNSHPILRSKHHFDPATNTHSFLTPPTPHLQIQPFDLPSTASILQTHSAVSPFHQIFEHELNLNTWRDPDPLSAGTDVLFASTYTLSESQWALVLRLHTSACDRAAAAALLKELLRSVGGGGTERELKGNGEVISALEDLIPNGKANKPFWARGVDMLGYSLNSFRLSNIEFEDVSLPRTTQMVKLRLNPEHTDQLLAGCKSRGIKLCGVLAAAGLIAAHASKHLPDHQWEKYAVVTLLDCRSLLDPPLSANDFGFYHSAIMNSHDINGENTLWELAKRCYTAFADAKNSNKHFSDMSDLNFLMCKAIENPGLTPSSSMRTAFVSVFEDLVIDDSSEVHQELGLEDYEGCASVHGVGPSIAIFDAIRDGGLNCACVYPSPLHSREQMQGLMDHMKSVLVDGCTVDSESEISSSA; this is encoded by the exons ATGTCAGACCAGAACCCCAACCCGGAATCAATGCCCGAGCCCATTGCCCGACCCGTCGGTGGAACCGAGTACAGCTGGTGCAAAGCCGTTCCCGTCGGCACCGGCATAACCGTTCTAGCTTTCCTCCTCACTAAACCCCCAAACATCCCACTTCTCCAAAACGCCCTCCACAACCTCCAAAATTCCCACCCTATCCTCCGCTCCAAGCACCACTTCGATCCCGCCACCAACACCCACTCCTTCCTCACTCCCCCGACTCCCCACCTCCAAATCCAGCCGTTCGATCTCCCATCAACGGCCAGCATTCTCCAGACCCACTCCGCCGTCTCCCCATTCCATCAAATCTTCGAACACGAGCTCAACCTCAACACGTGGCGCGACCCCGATCCTCTGTCGGCCGGCACCGACGTGTTGTTCGCCAGCACCTACACGCTCAGCGAGTCCCAGTGGGCCCTGGTGCTCCGGCTGCACACGTCAGCATGCGACCgcgcggcggcggcggcgctgCTGAAGGAGCTGTTGAGGTCGGTTGGGGGAGGAGGGACAGAGAGGGAATTAAAAGGAAATGGGGAGGTTATTTCGGCACTTGAGGATCTGATCCCAAATGGGAAGGCGAACAAGCCGTTCTGGGCGCGTGGGGTGGACATGCTTGGGTACTCTTTGAATTCGTTCAGGCTGTCCAATATAGAGTTCGAAGACGTGAGTTTGCCGAGGACTACCCAGATGGTGAAGTTGCGGCTTAACCCAGAACACACTGATCAGCTTCTTGCT GGTTGCAAGTCCAGAGGAATAAAACTATGCGGGGTGCTGGCAGCTGCTGGATTGATTGCCGCGCATGCCTCTAAGCACCTTCCCGATCATCAATGGGAAAAGTATGCTGTAGTAACGCTTCTTGACTGCCGTTCACTTCTTGATCCGCCACTTTCTGCCAATGATTTTG GTTTTTATCATTCTGCCATCATGAATTCACATGACATAAACGGAGAAAACACACTGTGGGAGCTGGCAAAGAGATGCTACACAGCCTTTGCAGATGCCAAGAATTCTAACAAGCATTTCTCAGACATGTCAGACCTGAACTTCCTCATGTGCAAGGCTATTGAAAACCCTGGTTTGACTCCATCATCGTCGATGAGAACTGCCTTTGTCTCGGTGTTTGAGGACCTAGTGATCGATGATTCCAGTGAAGTGCACCAAGAGCTTGGGTTGGAGGACTACGAGGGGTGCGCTTCAGTCCATGGTGTTGGCCCTTCCATAGCTATTTTTGACGCCATACGTGATGGAGGATTGAATTGTGCATGTGTTTATCCGTCGCCCTTGCATTCAAGGGAACAAATGCAAGGCTTGATGGATCATATGAAGAGCGTTCTTGTAGATGGTTGTACTGTTGACAGCGAGAGCGAGATTAGTTCATCTGCTTAA